In Wolbachia endosymbiont of Cimex lectularius, the following are encoded in one genomic region:
- the tuf gene encoding elongation factor Tu, with protein sequence MTQVVEAFGKPHVNVGTIGHVDHGKTTLTAAITKYYGNFVAYDQIDKAPEERKRGITIATAHVEYQTEKRHYAHVDCPGHADYVKNMIVGAAQMDAAILVVSGVDGPMPQTREHILLAKQVGVKYIVVYINKADVADHDMIGLVEMEVRELLTKYGFPGDEVPVIVGSALKVLEGDENSEYGKKSMDKLMKALDEYVPDQPRPVDLPFLMPIEDVFSISGRGTVVTGRIEKGEVKIGEEIEIIGLKATQKTICTGVEMFKKLLDKGCAGLNVGILLRGTKREEVERGQVLAKPGTITPHKRFKAEVYILKKEEGGRHTPFFANYQPQFYIRTTDVTGSIKLLEGKEMVMPGDNVSIEVELQVSIAMDKGLRFAIREGGRTVGSGVVSEILE encoded by the coding sequence ATGACACAAGTAGTAGAAGCATTTGGCAAGCCGCATGTGAATGTAGGGACAATAGGGCATGTGGATCATGGGAAGACGACATTGACAGCGGCGATAACAAAGTATTATGGGAATTTTGTAGCATACGATCAAATAGACAAAGCACCAGAAGAGAGGAAAAGGGGAATAACGATCGCAACAGCACACGTTGAATATCAGACGGAAAAGAGGCATTATGCACATGTTGATTGTCCTGGACATGCTGATTATGTAAAAAACATGATAGTAGGTGCAGCACAGATGGATGCGGCAATATTGGTAGTGTCAGGAGTTGATGGGCCGATGCCACAAACAAGAGAACACATATTACTAGCAAAGCAAGTTGGTGTTAAGTATATTGTGGTATACATAAATAAAGCTGATGTTGCTGATCACGATATGATTGGTTTGGTGGAGATGGAAGTCAGAGAATTGTTAACAAAGTATGGCTTTCCTGGAGATGAAGTACCAGTTATTGTGGGTTCGGCATTGAAAGTGCTGGAAGGTGACGAAAATAGTGAATATGGAAAAAAATCAATGGATAAATTGATGAAAGCATTAGATGAGTATGTGCCTGATCAGCCGAGGCCTGTGGATTTACCATTTTTAATGCCAATAGAAGATGTATTTTCGATATCTGGGCGTGGAACTGTAGTAACAGGAAGAATAGAAAAGGGAGAAGTAAAGATAGGTGAAGAGATAGAAATAATAGGTCTGAAAGCAACGCAAAAGACGATATGTACAGGTGTTGAGATGTTTAAGAAGTTACTAGACAAGGGATGTGCAGGGCTCAATGTAGGGATATTGCTGAGGGGAACAAAGAGAGAAGAAGTGGAGAGGGGGCAGGTATTAGCAAAGCCAGGGACAATAACACCGCATAAGAGGTTTAAGGCGGAGGTGTATATATTGAAGAAAGAAGAAGGAGGGAGGCATACGCCATTTTTTGCAAATTATCAGCCACAATTTTATATAAGGACGACAGATGTAACGGGAAGTATAAAATTGCTGGAAGGGAAAGAGATGGTAATGCCGGGAGATAATGTAAGTATAGAAGTGGAATTGCAAGTATCAATAGCGATGGATAAGGGATTGCGTTTTGCAATAAGAGAGGGTGGTAGAACTGTTGGTTCTGGTGTTGTTTCTGAAATTTTGGAGTAG
- the secE gene encoding preprotein translocase subunit SecE produces the protein MLKGLSVFLCNIKQEIRKIAWVKKQEVLSSLFVVAVVILCFSVFFHLIDFTSLYAIKALFGIVYGI, from the coding sequence ATGTTAAAAGGTTTAAGTGTCTTTTTGTGTAATATCAAGCAGGAAATACGAAAAATTGCCTGGGTGAAGAAGCAAGAAGTGTTATCGTCTTTATTTGTTGTAGCAGTTGTTATATTGTGCTTTTCAGTTTTCTTTCATTTGATAGATTTTACGTCTCTTTACGCAATTAAAGCTTTATTTGGAATTGTTTATGGAATATAA
- the nusG gene encoding transcription termination/antitermination protein NusG, whose translation MFMEYKWYIIKVDYGHERHVRELVNSSAYFKEVFIPYQTVSDSKSDIRELCEVYVCMHLCDESKDILNQTPGFCSDEPGNFEVVSDDEMSLKRREFDKYKWYILRVASNYEEKVCQHVLENSMRLGVSNYFKEVFIPYEEPSEAELRSKKTVTRRKCFPGYVFLYVNLCDEVLNFVNNIPKSLKVYGFLKNGNVPKVILDDEIRSMCNALYNAQGTKKLSHGYEKGEKVKINDGLFQNFTGKVDMINDEKKIINVEVSILGKPTIIELDLAQVEKIED comes from the coding sequence TTGTTTATGGAATATAAATGGTACATTATTAAAGTTGATTACGGGCATGAGAGGCACGTACGTGAGTTGGTAAACAGCAGTGCTTATTTCAAGGAGGTGTTTATTCCTTATCAAACGGTAAGTGATTCAAAATCTGACATAAGGGAGTTGTGTGAAGTGTACGTATGTATGCATCTATGTGATGAGAGTAAGGATATTCTGAATCAAACACCTGGGTTCTGCAGTGATGAGCCTGGTAATTTTGAAGTAGTTTCAGATGATGAAATGAGTTTAAAGCGTAGAGAATTCGACAAATATAAATGGTATATTTTGAGGGTTGCTTCCAATTACGAAGAAAAGGTGTGTCAACACGTGTTAGAAAATTCTATGAGATTAGGAGTTAGCAATTATTTTAAGGAAGTTTTTATCCCATATGAAGAGCCAAGTGAGGCGGAATTAAGGTCTAAAAAAACTGTTACACGAAGAAAATGCTTTCCTGGTTATGTTTTTTTATATGTAAATTTATGTGATGAAGTGTTAAACTTTGTTAATAATATACCAAAGTCTCTTAAAGTTTATGGGTTCTTAAAAAATGGTAATGTTCCCAAGGTGATTTTGGATGATGAGATTCGCTCAATGTGTAATGCACTTTATAATGCTCAAGGGACGAAAAAGTTGAGTCACGGTTATGAAAAGGGAGAAAAGGTGAAAATTAACGATGGTCTTTTTCAAAATTTTACTGGTAAAGTAGATATGATTAACGATGAGAAAAAAATTATTAATGTAGAAGTGTCAATTCTAGGTAAGCCAACAATAATAGAGTTAGATTTAGCTCAAGTAGAGAAAATAGAGGATTAA
- a CDS encoding 50S ribosomal protein L11, translating into MSVVVAKINLLMEAGKAVPGPKIASVLGPRGIPVPKFCEAFNKVTSTANANYKVGDLVTVRISIKDDRSHDFTVSGPPVAYLLKQEAKLTKSSNNPGKELVAKLPMSAIIKVARCKMVDMKVDNEDSAVKMVIGTAKSIGIEVIEG; encoded by the coding sequence ATGAGTGTTGTGGTTGCTAAGATTAACTTATTAATGGAAGCGGGGAAGGCAGTACCTGGGCCAAAAATTGCTTCAGTGCTTGGTCCGCGTGGTATACCCGTTCCTAAGTTCTGCGAAGCTTTTAATAAAGTGACTAGCACGGCTAACGCTAACTATAAGGTAGGTGATTTAGTAACAGTACGAATCTCTATAAAGGATGATCGCTCTCACGATTTTACTGTCAGTGGTCCGCCTGTTGCTTATTTGCTTAAGCAGGAAGCTAAATTGACCAAAAGCTCCAATAATCCAGGTAAAGAATTGGTGGCGAAGTTGCCTATGTCTGCTATAATTAAGGTAGCAAGATGTAAAATGGTTGACATGAAAGTGGATAATGAGGATTCAGCAGTGAAAATGGTTATAGGCACTGCCAAATCTATAGGTATAGAAGTTATAGAAGGTTAG